From the genome of Labedella gwakjiensis:
GAGGGGAGAATAGGCGCCCATGCCTCCGGTGTTCGGACCGGTGTCGCCGTCTCCTGCGCGCTTGAAGTCCTGGGCGGGGGAGAGCGGGACCACGGTGTGGCCGTCGCTCACGAAGAAGAGGGAGACCTCCTGCCCGTCGAGGAACTCCTCCACCAGGACGCTCCCGGAGCCGAGGAAGGCGTGGGCGTGGGCGACCGCGGCGTCGCGATCCGACGTGACGATGACTCCCTTGCCGGCGGCGAGCCCATCGGCCTTCACCACGTACGGAGCCCCGAACTCGTCGAGGGCCGCTTCGACCTCGGCGGACGTGCCGGCGCGCACGGCGCGGCCCGTCGGCACGCCGGCTTCCTCCATCACGTGCTTCGCGAACGACTTCGATCCTTCGAGCGCGGCCGCCGCGCGGCCCGGACCGAACACGGGGATGCCCTGCTCGCGGAGCTCGTCGGCGACACCCGCGACGAGCGGCGCCTCCGGCCCGATGATCACGAGGTCGATACCGTGCGCGATCGCGTGGTTCGCCACCGCGACGGGATCGTTGGCATCGAGGTCGACGGTGCCGACGGCGCGACCGATCCCGGCGTTGCCGGGTGCCGCAGTGATCTCGTGTTGCTCGCCCTCCGACAGGAGCGAGAGGACGATGGCGTGCTCGCGGGCGCCGGAGCCGAGGACGAGGATCTTCACGGCCACTAGCCTATTGGTCATGGCACGAGCACGGATTCCCGACGGTGAGGGTCGTCGCGCCGTCGCCGACGCTCGCGGAGGCGACGCCGCGAAACCCGTCGTCGCGACCGCGGTGCGGTACACGCTGCAGCACCTCGGCGAGGTCGCGCCCGGACACACGGTGGAGGTCCGCGTTCCCCCGTACGCCGCGATCCAGTGCATCGAGGGACCTCGCCACACCCGGGGGACGCCGCCGAACGTGGTCGAGACCGACGCGCGCACGTGGCTCGCCCTCGCGAGCGGGGAACTGACGTGGGCCGACGCTCTCTCCTCCGGCACGGTGCACGCCTCGGGCTCTCGGGCGGACCTCACCGAGGTCCTTCCCCTCCGGTTCCCCGGCGGTCCGACTCGCTGAACCGGGTGCGCCGCGGGCCAGCCGCCGACCCGTCGCCGCAAAGAGGCGAGGTGGGGGAGAATGGGACGGTGACCTCCGACCAGCCCTCTCCCGTCGACCCGCAGGAACCGGCGCCCTCACGGGAGCGGGTCATCGTGCACCGCGCGCCGAAGATCTGGGGCTTCCTCGGGCTCGGCGCCATCCTCGGTGTGGTCGCGACCCTCGTGCTGACGCTGCTCTTCCGCCCCGCCGACGGTGCTGCCACGGTGACGGAGGACGGCACGGAGTTCGGCCTCTCGCAGGTCTTCGGTTTCCTGCTCGTCTGCCTCATCCCCCTCGGCGCGGCGCTCGGCGCCGTCGTCGCGATCGTTCTCGATCGGGTGCTGTCACGACGAGCCGTCGAGGTCGACGTCGAACGGATCGATGTCGCCACGCCGTCCGACACGTCGGACCCGACCGAGATTCCCTCCTCGACAGAAGCCCCCGAACCCACAGCTCCGCCCACGACACCGAACGAGGACACGGCCAGATCATGAGCTCAGCAGACACCTACCGCGACGCCGGAGTCGACACCGCGGCGGGAGACCGCGCCGTCGACCTCATGAAGGCCGCCGTCTCCGCGACGCACGGCCCGGAGGTCCTCGGCGGTGTCGGCGGCTTCGCCGGGCTCTTCGATGCCTCGGCCCTGACTCGGTACCGATCGCCGCTCCTCGCGACGTCGACTGACGGTGTCGGCACGAAGATCGCCCTCGCGCAGGCCGTCGACCGGCACGACACGATCGGGCAGGACCTCGTCGGCATGGTGGTCGACGACATCGTCGTGGTCGGCGCCAAGCCGCTCTTCATGACGGACTACATCGCGTGCGGCCGCGTCGTGCCCGAGCGGATCGCGTCCATCGTCACCGGCATCGCTCGCGCGTGCGAGGCCACGGGCACGGCCCTCGTCGGCGGGGAGACAGCCGAGCACCCCGGCCTCATGCAGCCGGACGACTACGACGTGGCCGGTGCGGCGACGGGCGTGGTCGAGGCTGACGCCGTGCTCGGCGCCGAGCGGGTACGCGACGGCGACGTCGTGCTGGCGCTCGAATCGTCCGGTCTCCACTCGAACGGCTTCTCCCTCGTGCGGCACATCCTCGCCTCGCGCGGAATCGGGCTCACGGAGCACTCGGACGACCTCGGTGGGGTCGTCGCCGAGGTTCTCCTCGAACCCACCCGCCTCTACACGGCACCACTGCTCGCCGTCCTCGGGGACGAGCGCACCTCCGGTGCCGTGCACTCGCTCTCCCACGTCACGGGCGGCGGGATCGCCGCCAACCTCGCCCGCGTCCTGCCGCGCGGATCGTGGGTGGAGGTGGACCGCTCCACGTGGTCGCCCGCACTGGTGTTCCGTGCGCTCAGCGGCCTCGCCGGCACGAGCCTCGAGAGCTCCGAGGGCACGTGGAATCTCGGCATCGGATTCTTCGCCGTCGTGGACGCCGCCTCCGCCGGTGCCGTCGCGGATCTCCTCACCGCCGGTGGCATCCCCACGTGGCCGGTCGGCACCGTCTCGACGACGCAGCGCGACCTCGCCGGGTTCGAGCAGGGTGCGAAGGGCGTCGACGGCGGAGCGGTGCGACTCGTCGGAGCCTACGCGGACTGATCCGTTCAGCCGGGCTCGTCGAGAGCACCATCGGAGGACCCGGACCTCGCGCGGTATGCGAGACTAGTGGGGTCCGCTCGGACACTTCCCAGATCCCCCAGGAGCCAGCGCCCAGCATGTGCGGCATCGTCGGAATCGTCTCGCATGAGCCGGTCAACCAGCAGGTCTATGACAGCCTCCTCCTCCTGCAGCACCGCGGCCAGGATTCCACCGGTATCGCGACGGTCGACGGCTCCACGGTGCACATCAAGAAGGCCAAGGGGCAGGTGCGGGAGGCATTCCGTACGCGCGACATGCGCTCCCTGCTCGGCACGGTCGGCCTCGGTCACGTGCGCTACGCCACCAAGGGTGATGCGGCCAACGAGCACGAGGCGCAGCCGTTCTACGTGAACGCCCCGTACGGCATCGTCCTCGTGCACAACGGCAACCTCACCAACACGCGCGAGCTCGCCGACGACCTGTTCCACGTCGACCGCCGTCACGTGAACTCCACGAGCGACACCGAGATGCTCCTCAACGTGCTCGCGACCGAGCTGCAGGGGCAGGTCTCCGGTCTTGATCTGGACCCCGACCAGGTGTTCGCCGCCGTCTCGCAGGTGCACGAGCGTGTCGAGGGCTCCTACGCGGCCATCGCGATGATCGCCGGACACGGACTGCTCGCCTTCCGCGACCCGTTCGGCATCCGCCCCCTGGTCCTCGGCCGTCGCGCCGCGGGGCTCGTGGGAGACGAGTGGATCGTCGCATCGGAGTCCCTCGTCCTCGAGGCGAGCGGATACGAGGTCGTCCGAGAGATCGCGCCGGGCGAGGCCGTCTTCATCGCGATGAACGGCGAGTTCTACTCGCGCCAGTGCGCGAAGGAGCCGCGACTCGTGCCGTGCTCGTTCGAGTACGTCTACCTGGCTCGCCCCGACTCCATCATGAACGGCATCTCCGTGTACGAGGCGCGACTGCGCCTCGGCAACCGCCTCGCCGACACGATCGCGAAGTACACGCCGGCCGGCGACATCGACGTGGTCATGCCGATCCCCGACTCCTCGCGCCCCGCCGCCATGCAGGTGGCCCAGAAACTCGGCGTCGAGTACCGCGAGGGCTTCTACAAGAACCGCTACGTCGGCCGCACCTTCATCATGCCCGGCCAGGCGGAGCGCAAGAAGAGCGTCCGGCAGAAGCTCAACGCGATGTCGAGCGAGTTCAAGGGCAAGAACATCCTCATCGTCGACGACTCGATCGTGCGCGGCACGACCTCCAAGGAGATCGTCGACATGGCGAGGATGGCCGGCGCGAACAAGGTCACCTTCACGTCGGCCGCGCCGCCCGTTCGCTACCCGCACGTGTACGGCATCAACATGCCGACGCGGCGCGAGCTGATCGCCGCCGGCCGGAAGATCCCCGAGATCGCCCGCGAGCTCGGCGCCGACCACCTCATCTATCAGGAGGTCGAGGACATGGAGTCCGCGATCATCGAGGGCTCGAACGTCACGAACCTCGAGATGAGCTGCTTCACGGGCGACTACGTCACGGGCACCGTCTCGCAGGAGTACCTCGACTGGGTGGAGCGCACGCAGCTCTCCTAGAGGAGGCGGTCAGCGGGCGAAGGGTCCGGACAGGACCGACCATTGCAGCAGCATGATGGTCTTGGCATCGATGATGCTCGAGCCGATCTCAGCGACCGCGTCGTCGACGTCCAGTTCGAGCACCTCGATGTCCTCGCCCTCCGCCTCGAGTCCGGCACGAGTGCCATCGAGCCCGCCCGCGACGTAGGGCGCGGCGAAGAAGTGCAGCCGCTCCGTCACGGATCCGGGGCTCATGTACGCGTCGAAGACGTGCTCCACCTCGCCGAGCACGACTCCGGTCTCCTCCTCGGCCTCGCGCCGGATGGCCGTCTCGGGTGAGTCGTCGTCGAGCAGGCCGGCCGCGGTCTCGACGAGCATGCCGTCGGGATGGCCGTTCACGTAGGCGGGGAAACGGAACTGCCGCGTGAGGAGCACGGTGCGCCGCTCGGCGTCGTAGAGCAGGATCGTCGCCCCGTTGCCGCGATCGTAGGTCTCGCGGCGCTGCGTGGTCCACTCTCCCGCCGCGTCCTGCACCTCGAGGGTGGTTGCTCGCGTGACGTGCCAGTCGGTCGAGAGGACCTCGACATCGACGATCCGGACCCGCGGGTTCCCTGAAAGGTCACGGCCGACGGCATCGAGACCGGTCCGTCCTCGGCCATCGGGTTCGTCGACTCCACGCATCGGCTCTCCATTCGTCGTCGGTCACGCCGGAACCCCCACTCAGTGGTCAGGCTCGATCGCAACGAATCGTATACCGTTGAGGGCATGGACGATCCACGAGCGTCCGACGGTCGGCTCCCCGCCGACGTCGCTCAGGACATCGAGGGGGGCGAGGATCCGCGTCATCCGCTCCGACGGCTGCTCGCGCGGTTGCGACGACGAATCGATAGGTATCCGCGTCTTCGCACGGTCTACCGGGTCGTCGTCGGGATCATCGGTGGAAGCGTCGCCGTTCTCGGACTGGCCCTCGTTCCGCTGCCGGGACCCGGGTGGCTCGTCGTGTTCCTCGGACTCGCGGTCCTCGGCACCGAGTTCGCATGGGCTCGTCGATCAGCGGCGAGACTCAAACGCCTGCTCGCCCGATTCTGGGCGTGGTGGCGAGCGCGTCGCGATCGCACGCGGACCAGCCCGGCCGACGGCGCAGGCTGACTCCAGGGAAGCGTGGGTTACGCGCGCTTCGACTCGTCCGAGCCGTCGGAGGCGTACTCCGACCACTTCGCGATCTCCTCGTCGGAGTATCCCTCATGGGCGTGGCCCGTGAGTTCGCGTTCGAGCGCATCGTAGTTCACATCGGGGCTGTAGGACTTGAGCTCCCGTGCGATCTTCGTGTGCTTTGCCTTCTGACGGCCACGCCCCATGCGAGACCCCCTTACGATTCGGTGACCGGCCCACGATGCGGGAATCGACTGGACCCGGGAGGATCGACCGTACGGACGTGCCGTGCGGAGCATGCTCTGCGGGTCAGGGATTCTCGATGTGGCGAACCGGCGGTTTCACTAACCAGAGAACGACTAAGACTGCCTCTGAGTCTACCACGGCGCCTCTCCCGTCGTCGCCGTCGCCGCGCGGGGCCCGGCCCGTGCGGTCGAGCGCCGAATGCGTACAATGAGGGCGACCGCCGTCGTGTGACCGTACACATCGACCCTGATTCTTGGAGCGCGCAATGCCGCCGGAAGCTGGAAAGGGGCGCGCTCCCAACATCCGAGACGTCGCAGCGCTCGCGGGGGTGTCGTACCAGACCGTATCGCGCGTGCTCAACGACAGCGAGAAGATCCGGCCGGAGACGAAGCGGCGTGTTCTCGCGGCGATCGAGGAGAGCGGTTTCCGCCCCAACCAGGCGGCACGTGCCCTGGTCACGAGCAAGTCGGGCACGATCGGGGTGCTCTCGACCCATCAGTACGCGCACTACGGTCCGCAGACGATGGTCCACGCGATGGAGGTCGCCGCCGATCTCGCCGGCTATCGCCTGGCCCTCGTCACGACGGGGTCGACCCCGGAGACGATCGTCGAGGCGCTCGACCGCCTCGTGCGGCAGGCCGTCGAGGCTCTCATCGTGGTGGCCCCGAAGGTGAGCGTCTTCGAGGCCATCGAGGACAGCTCGCTCGATCTCCCGCTCGTCACACTCGACTCGTCGATCCACAACAAGAGGCCCGGTCGTGCGCACAGCTTCGCCGTCGACCAGTACGAGGGCGCGCGGATGGCGACGCGCCACCTCATCGAGCTGGGTCACCGATCGATCATCCACCTCGCGGGTCCGCAGGACTGGATCGAGGCGGACGAGCGCATGCAGGGCTTCCTCTTCGAGCTCAGCGAGAACGACCTGCCGGTGCGCGCCCCCATCCTCGGGGAGCTGTCGGCGGACTTCGGCTATCGCGCCGGACTCGAGCTCGTGCGGCGGAGGGACTTCTCGGCGGTCTTCGCAGCGAACGATCAGATGGCGCTCGGACTGCTCCACGCGTTCCGCGACGAGGGTCTGTCGGTGCCCCACGACGTGAGCGTCGTGGGGTTCGACGACATCCCCGACGCCGCGCACTACCTGCCCCCTCTCACGACGGTGCGCCAGGACTTCGCCGCCGTCGGCCGCCGGGCGGTCGAGCTCGTGATCCGCGAACTCGATTCCGGAGGCTCCGGCGGCGTCGAGTTCATCAGCCCGACTCTCATGGTGCGCGAGTCGACCTCCCCGCCACCCGCGCACTGGCGTTGACGCGGCCCGTCGAGGCTCCAGGTCACGGTCCGGAAACGGTCTCGCGATGGATGCGTTCGTCCGGTTGACATGGTGTCATCGCAGGCCTATCGTGATCGCGGGCGTGTGAACGGTCACATTCTGACCGCTCTCGCCCGAGTAGTTGACGGACCGACCGGCCCGCCACGACAACGACGTCCCAGTGGAGGCTGTGAATGCGAACCCGTCGCGCCGAGACCCGACCCCGTCGGGAGGTGCTCTCGCATGGTCGATGAACCCGTGATCCTCGAGATGCGCTCGATCACCAAGGAATTCCCCGGTGTCAAAGCGCTGTCCGACGTATCCATCGCCGTCCGCGCCGGTGAGATCCACGCCATCTGCGGCGAGAACGGCGCGGGCAAGTCCACGCTCATGAAGGTGCTGTCCGGCGTCTACCCCTTCGGCACGTACGAGGGCGACATCGTGTTCCAGGCGCAGGAGGTCCGCTTCAAGGACATCCGCTCGAGCGAGGCCGCCGGCATCGTCATCATCCACCAGGAGCTCGCGCTCATCCCCGAGCTGTCGATCACCGAGAACATCTTCCTCGGCAACGAGCCCGGCCGCGGGGGAGTGATCAACTGGAAGGAGGCGAAGAAGCGCGCCATCCAGCTGCTCGCCCGTGTCGGCCTCCGCGACGACCCCGACACGCTCGTGAAGGACATCGGCGTCGGCAAGCAGCAGCTCGTCGAGATCGCGAAGGCGCTCAACAAGGACGTCAAACTGCTCATCCTCGACGAGCCCACCGCGGCCCTCAACGAGAACGACTCGCAGCACCTCCTCGACCTCATCCTCGGCCTCAAGGGCAAGGGGATCGCGTCGATCATGATCTCCCACAAGCTCAACGAGATCGAGCGGATCGCCGACTCCATCACGATCATCCGCGACGGCAAGACGATCGAGACGCTCGACGTTCGCGGCGGCGACGTGAACGAGGACCGCATCATCCGCGGCATGGTCGGGCGGAGCCTGCAGTCGCGCTTCCCCGACCGCACCCCGCACGTCGGCGAGGTCCTCTTCGAGGTGCGCGACTGGACCGTGCAGCACCCGCTCGTCCCGGAGCGTCTCGTGTGCCGGAACGAGAGCTTCACGGTGCGCAAGGGCGAGATCGTCGGTTTCGCGGGCCTCATGGGCGCCGGCCGCACGGAGCTCGCGATGAGCATCTTCGGCCGCTCCTACGGCAACTTCGTGTCCGGTCAGGTGTTCAAGGAGGGTCGGGAGATCCAGCTCCGCAACGTGAGCGAGGCCATCGATCACGGTCTCGCCTACGTGAGCGAGGACCGGAAGTCGCTCGGCCTCAACCTGCTCGACGACATCAAGCGCAGCGTCGTGTCGGCGAAGCTCTCGAAGATCTCGCGCGGCCAGGTCGTCGACGACTTCAAGGAGCACTCGATCGCCGACGACTACCGCAAGAGCCTCCGGATCAAGACTCCGACGGTCGACGAAGGGGTGTCGAAGCTCTCGGGCGGCAACCAGCAGAAGGTCGTCCTCGCGAAGTGGATGTTCACCGACCCCGACCTACTGATCCTCGACGAGCCCACCCGCGGCATCGATGTCGGCGCGAAGTTCGAGATCTACGGCATCATCCAGCAGCTCGCGGCTCAGGGGAAGGGCGTCATCGTCATCTCCTCGGAGCTCCCCGAGCTCATCGGCCTCTCAGACCGGATCTACACGATCTTCGAGGGTCAGATCACCAACGAATTCACGGCGGCGGAAGCCGAGCCGGAGACGCTCATGAAGAGCATGACCTCCACGAACAAGAAAGCTGCAGCAGCATGAGCGGATTCTCCGACGTCAAGAAGATCTTCGGGGGCGGCACGACGTCGACCGCCCGCCAGTTCGGCATCCTCGCGAGCCTCGTCGTCATCATCGTGGGCTTCCAGATCGGCACCAACGGTCTGACGCTCACCCCTGGCAACCTCATCGCCGTCGTCAACCAGTACTCCTACATCCTGATCCTCGCGATCGGCATGGTGATGGTGATCATCGCCGGTCACATCGACCTGTCTGTCGGGTCCGTCGCCGCGTTCACCGGCATCGTGGTAGCGAAGGCCATGGCGGACTTCGACCTCCCCTGGCCGCTCGCGATCGTCCTCGGACTCGTCGTCGCGGCGCTCATCGGAGCGTGGCAGGGCTTCTGGGTGGCGTACGTCGGAGTGCCGGCGTTCATCGTGACCCTCGCGGGCATGCTCATCTTCCGCGGTGGCAACCAGGCGATCGGTGCGGCGACGGCCGTGACGGTGCCTGAGGGCTTCACCGTGATCGGCGCGGGTTACCTCCCCGAGGTCGGGCCGATCACGGGCTACAACAACCTCACGCTCGTGCTCGGTTTCCTCGCCGTCATCGCGATCGCCTGGCGCGAGTGGCGAGCGCGCCGCACGCAGGCCGAGATGGGCTCGGAGATGGCTCCCGTCTGGGTGTCGGTCGTCCGCGTCGTCATCCTCGGTGCGATCGTGCTCTACGCGGCCTTCCTCTTCGCCGGTGGTCGTGAGGGGACGAGCATCCCGGTCTCGGGACTCATCCTCATCACCCTCGTCCTGGCCTACGGGTTCCTCACGCGCAACACCATCATCGGTCGCCACATCTACGCGGTCGGCGGCAACTCGCACGCCGCCGAGCTCTCGGGCGTCAAGTCGAAGCGGGTCAACTTCTTCGTCATGATGAACATGTCGGTCCTGGCGGGCCTCGCCGGCATGATCTTCATCGCCCGGGCCGGTGCCTCCGGCGGCCAGGACGGAAACGGCTGGGAGCTCGACGCGATCGCCGCGGCCTTCATCGGTGGAACCGCCGTCGCGGGCGGTGTCGGCACCGTCATCGGCGCCATCATCGGTGGTCTCGTGATGGCCTTCCTCAACAACGGCCTGCAGCTCGTCGGCGCCGGCGCCGACCTCGTGCAGATCATCAAGGGCCTCGTGCTCCTCCTCGCCGTCGCCGTCGACGTCTACAACAAGACCCAGGGTCGGTTCTCGATCATCGGACTCTTCACGTCGAAGCGGAACAGCGGCCCGACCGACCAGTCCCCGACGCCCACGACCGGAACGCCCGACACGGCGAAGCCCGGCGCGGTCACCGTCAACAAATAGACCTGCTCACTCCCCAACAACCCCGAACACCCAACAGAAAGTGAACACAATGCGCAGATCAGCACTCGCAACCGTGGCTCTCGCCTCGGCTGCTGCGCTCGTCCTGGCCGGCTGCTCCAGCCGTACGGACGACTCCGCCGGCGGCTCCAGCGATGCAGCTGGATTCGCGGCGGACTCCCTCGTCGGCGTCGCGCTCCCCGCGAAGACGTCGGAGAACTGGGTCCTCGCCGGTGACCTCTTCACCGACGGGCTCGCCGAGGCGGGCTTCGAGTCCGACGTGCAGTACGCGGCTGCGAGCGGCACGGTCGCCGACCAGCAGTCGCAGATCCAGTCGATGATCACGAAGGGCGCCAAGGTCATCATCATCGGTGCTGCCGACGGCTCGCAGTTGAGCACGCAGGTCGCCGCGGCGCACGAGGCCGGAGCCGTCGTCATCGCGTACGACCGCCTCATCCTCAACACGCCGGACCTCGACTACTACGTCGCGTACGACAACGCCGAGGTCGGCCGTCTCCAGGGACAGGCTCTCCTCGACGGCATGAAGGCGAAGGGCGACGGTCCGTACACGATCGAGCTCTTCTCCGGCTCGCCCGACGACGCCAACTCGAAGGTCTTCTTCGACGGCGCCATGGAGGTCCTCCAGCCGGCGATCGACAGCGGCGACGTCGTCGTCGGTTCCGGCCAGACGGACATCCAGCAGACCGCCACGCAGGGCTGGGAAGCCGAGAACGCCCAGAGCCGCATGGACTCGCTCCTCACGAGCACCTACTCGGGCGACAAGAAGCTCGACGGCGTCCTCTCCCCGAACGACAACCTCGCTCGCGCGATCATCACGTCGATCAAGGCCGACGGCCGCGACATCCCGATCGTGACCGGTCAGGACTCCGAGGTCGACTCGGTCAAGTCGATCATGGCGGGCGAGCAGTACTCCACCATCAACAAGGACACCCGTGCGCTCGTCGCCCAGGCGATCACGATGGCCGAGCAGCTCCAGAAGGGCGAGGACGTCGACGTCAACGACACCGAGTCCTACGACAACGGCGAGAAGGTCGTCCCCTCGTTCCTCCTGCCCCCCGTCATCGTGACGAAGGAGAACGCGGCCGAGGCCTACGCGAACGACCCGACCCTCGGGCCGCTCACCGAAGGCTGATTCTCAGCGTCGCAGCAGTACACCCGCGAACGGGCGGGCCGGAGCGATCCGGTCCGCCCGTTCCGTCGTGCCGTGTTGTCCACAGGCCCCGATCGCGTGTCGCCCATCGCCCCGTAAAGTGAGTGAACATCACTTTCTCTGCGAGTCCCCGGCTGGGCTCGTCTGTGACTCCGGGGGGATCACGTGGCACACACTCATGCCGTCGCGCGGGGGCGCGACGATTCGGACCAACCGATTCGAAGGCGCGCTCGGTGGACGCTCGCCGCGTCTGCATCGATCGCGCTCGTCTCGGGTCTGCTCGCCACGAGTCCGGCGCTCGCCGACTCGAAGCCCTCGGATCCGGCCGACCCGAAGACGCCGGAGACGGTGTCTGCCGACGTCCTCGCTACTCCCCAGATAGACGGTGTCGTGTGGGACCAGCTCGTCGTGGGCAACACGGTCTATGTCGGTGGCAAGTTCACGACGGCTCGTCCGGCGGGATCCGCTGCGGGCAAGAACACGGTCACCCGGTCGAACCTGTTGGCCTACAACCTCACGACGGGTGAGCTGCAGGCGTTCGCTCCGGCGTTCAACCAGCAGGTCAGAACCCTCGCCGTGTCGCCGGACAAGAAGACCCTCTACGTCGGCGGCGCGTTCACGACTGTGACGCCGGCGGGCGGAGCCGCGGCGACGCGGAACCGGATCGCGGCCTTCACGATCGGCTCCGGTGCTCTCGTCGCAGGCTTCGCCCCCAGTCTCAACGGCGAGGTCACGACCATCGCCGCCACGTCGTCGTCCGTCTACGCCGGTGGTGCGTTCAGCAGCGCGCAGAAGACGGCGAGAGCGGGTCTCGCCGCGTTCGCACCCACGAATGCTGCCCTGCAGAAGTGGGCGCCGTCGCCGTCGGGTGGAAGCCCACGAGCCCTCGTCGTGTCGCCGGATGCCAAGAAGGTCGTCGTGGGCGGCAGCTTCACGACCCTCAACGGCTCGTCCGATCCCGGCTTCGGTCTCGGCGCCGTCACGGCGGACACGGGCACCCTTCTTCCCTGGAAGGTCAATTCCGTCATCCGGAACGGCGGATCGGGGGCTGCCGTGTACTCGTTGTCCTCCGACGCGGACAACGTGTACGCCACCGCATTCAGCTACAAGGCGGCGATCCAGTCG
Proteins encoded in this window:
- the mmsB gene encoding multiple monosaccharide ABC transporter permease, whose product is MSGFSDVKKIFGGGTTSTARQFGILASLVVIIVGFQIGTNGLTLTPGNLIAVVNQYSYILILAIGMVMVIIAGHIDLSVGSVAAFTGIVVAKAMADFDLPWPLAIVLGLVVAALIGAWQGFWVAYVGVPAFIVTLAGMLIFRGGNQAIGAATAVTVPEGFTVIGAGYLPEVGPITGYNNLTLVLGFLAVIAIAWREWRARRTQAEMGSEMAPVWVSVVRVVILGAIVLYAAFLFAGGREGTSIPVSGLILITLVLAYGFLTRNTIIGRHIYAVGGNSHAAELSGVKSKRVNFFVMMNMSVLAGLAGMIFIARAGASGGQDGNGWELDAIAAAFIGGTAVAGGVGTVIGAIIGGLVMAFLNNGLQLVGAGADLVQIIKGLVLLLAVAVDVYNKTQGRFSIIGLFTSKRNSGPTDQSPTPTTGTPDTAKPGAVTVNK
- a CDS encoding sugar-binding protein, with the protein product MRRSALATVALASAAALVLAGCSSRTDDSAGGSSDAAGFAADSLVGVALPAKTSENWVLAGDLFTDGLAEAGFESDVQYAAASGTVADQQSQIQSMITKGAKVIIIGAADGSQLSTQVAAAHEAGAVVIAYDRLILNTPDLDYYVAYDNAEVGRLQGQALLDGMKAKGDGPYTIELFSGSPDDANSKVFFDGAMEVLQPAIDSGDVVVGSGQTDIQQTATQGWEAENAQSRMDSLLTSTYSGDKKLDGVLSPNDNLARAIITSIKADGRDIPIVTGQDSEVDSVKSIMAGEQYSTINKDTRALVAQAITMAEQLQKGEDVDVNDTESYDNGEKVVPSFLLPPVIVTKENAAEAYANDPTLGPLTEG